The Candida dubliniensis CD36 chromosome 5, complete sequence genome has a window encoding:
- a CDS encoding Golgi transport protein, putative (Similar to S. cerevisiae SFT2;~In S. cerevisiae: found mostly in the late Golgi, can suppress some sed5 alleles; may be part of the transport machinery, but precise function is unknown), whose amino-acid sequence MSKFFKSFTSKYSPLSQNDNEDGAPLPPPVTQPGAGSSSSSNQSLKTKLQRLNPFRSQSVYLEDDENYVTSDPGMFELSRWDRMLIFALCFAGSICCYLICIFLFPILSLKPRKFALIWSIGSILFLVSFGVLQGFKAYMIHLFSSTRIIFTIIFGSSIILTLISSVSLKNTLLSIIFAVIQLLAALWYTVSYFPMGKQTLSLAGNVARGQVDTWINS is encoded by the coding sequence ATGagcaaattttttaaatcatttacTAGCAAGTATTCTCCCTTGAGTCAGAATGATAACGAAGACGGAGCTCCATTGCCACCACCTGTAACTCAACCAGGAGCTggatcatcatcatcatcaaatcaatcattAAAAACCAAACTACAACGATTAAACCCATTTCGATCCCAATCAGTTTATTTAGAAGACGATGAAAATTATGTTACTTCGGATCCAGGAATGTTTGAATTGCTGCGTTGGGATCGAATGTTAATATTTGCCCTTTGTTTTGCTGGGTCAATATGTtgttatttgatttgtatCTTTTTATTCCCgatattatcattaaaacCAAGGAAATTTGCTTTGATTTGGTCAATTGGATCGattttatttcttgttAGTTTTGGAGTATTACAAGGATTTAAAGCTTATATGATTCATCTTTTCCTGAGCACTCGAATAATTTTCACTATCATATTTGGTTCCAGTATTATATTGACTTTGATAAGTAGTGTTTCATTGAAAAACACATTATTATCGATAATATTTGCCgttattcaattgttggCAGCATTATGGTACACTGTTAGTTATTTCCCTATGGGTAAACAAACATTGAGTTTAGCTGGTAATGTGGCAAGAGGTCAAGTCGATACTTGGATCAATTCATAG
- a CDS encoding non-classical export protein, putative (Similar to S. cerevisiae NCE101;~In S. cerevisiae: involved in secretion of proteins that lack classical secretory signal sequences), whose amino-acid sequence MQYPYLISKSLDPIVGVGIGVLSYYSYEQRVGRKPGHSLHELIVKKFYNGKDKN is encoded by the coding sequence ATGCAATACCCCTatttaatatcaaaaagTTTGGATCCAATAGTTGGTGTTGGAATAGGTGTTTTATCATACTATTCTTATGAACAAAGAGTTGGTCGCAAACCAGGACATTCGTTACATGAATTGATCGTGAAGAAGTTCTACAATGGAAAAGACAAAAATTGA
- a CDS encoding ubiquitin-like protein, putative (Similar to S. cerevisiae MDY2): MSTATALETTNAERKFVNTYLELMQLSKAESLDKFNSTQDYNNLSSLGPSLPKCIYKFPEPQNVTEATESRVNLKFKSIKPPFKFQTELTNIPVNFTIYKVKAQLIESLEVLHNAGVTAKDLKLMVKSKVAQDTAVLSTLINSEEPISFNCMVSAPTGVKPVASSTRTDEDDPEVEAASDAVSTTATTIGISEAGWNKIYEIILQDIKDAGKAKELLTKLKQSV, from the coding sequence ATGTCTACCGCAACAGCTTTAGAGACTACAAATGCTGAAAGAAAATTTGTGAATACGTATCTAGAATTGATGCAATTATCCAAAGCTGAATCGTTagataaattcaattcaacgCAAGATTacaataatttatcatcgTTGGGTCCAAGTTTGCCTAAATGTATTTATAAATTCCCCGAACCACAAAATGTAACAGAGGCAACGGAATCTAGggtgaatttgaaatttaaatCGATTAAACCACCATTCAAATTCCAAACTGAATTGACAAACATTCCTGTCAATTTCACCATCTACAAGGTAAAAGCGCAATTGATCGAATCATTGGAAGTTTTACACAATGCTGGAGTCACTGcaaaagatttgaaattgatggtTAAATCAAAAGTTGCTCAAGATACTGCGGTTTTGTCAACTTTAATAAATCTGGAAGAACCAATAAGTTTCAATTGTATGGTATCAGCACCAACTGGGGTAAAACCTGTTGCTAGTTCCACCAGGACTGACGAAGATGATCCTGAAGTGGAAGCTGCTTCCGATGCTGTGTCTACAACTGCTACTACTATTGGTATATCTGAAGCTGGTTGGAATAAAATATATGAAATTATATTACAAGATATAAAAGATGCCGGTAAAGCTAAGGAATTATTAaccaaattgaaacaaagtGTATAA
- a CDS encoding inositol polyphosphate-5-phosphatase, putative (Similar to S. cerevisiae INP54) has product MIEYSTKKESDIPLYLFTYNCNKRVIDANVFKSKVSQSLPPKDNPSHLYVFALQEFCTILDGSFKASANQQLIAYNELLQIMLFEEYGTDHFQTIAINHTGAIGLIIISPYPSKFQNVRLANTSCGYGYSSMKGGVGIRLKYYPDGKYGDNSVELSFAGIHLNAYEGEYYYLQRNANLLRIARSLNFGDGYGLIKPNNHVFILGDLNYRTTKDYKKTSVVAQNLLSLADQHSEFNNEYINQLFVQYDELHNALKNGEVLFGFSEGKVDFKPSYKYYINTGIYNSKRCPSWCDRILFLSTYETIGNDDLGLQLLRAKGKDSKQKNEGLPVVGKYDCIDELLVSDHRPVFAHIEIPFAPPKSIISPMSGCLEIVSTGLTSDESFSELEQLQGIENSTLIESGPTSIYLKPTKLDLLIHTIVTPFMDTTIGFGLWFGTTSEGRLVLLIFILLTFSLWYLF; this is encoded by the coding sequence TTCCCATTTATATGTATTTGCTCTTCAAGAATTCTGTACTATCCTTGATGGTTCATTCAAAGCATCAGCAAATCAACAGTTAATAGCCTATAATGAATTACTCCAAATTATGTTATTCGAAGAATATGGGACAGATCATTTCCAAACTATTGCTATTAATCACACAGGAGCAATTGGATTAATCATTATATCCCCTTACCCACTGAAATTCCAAAATGTCAGATTAGCAAACACTTCTTGTGGATATGGATATAGTTCAATGAAAGGTGGGGTTGGAATTAGGTTGAAATACTATCCTGATGGGAAGTATGGAGATAACTCAGTAGAATTGAGTTTTGCAGgaattcatttaaatgCATATGAAGgtgaatattattatttacaaaGAAATGCCAATTTGTTAAGAATTGCCAGAAGCCTAAATTTTGGAGACGGATATGGGTTGATCAAACCAAACAATcatgtttttattttgggAGATTTAAACTATAGAACAACCAAGGATTACAAGAAAACCTCGGTTGTGGCCcagaatttattatcattagcTGACCAGCATAGTGAGTTCAACAATGAGtatattaatcaattgtttgtCCAATACGATGAGCTTCATAATgcattgaaaaatggagAAGTATTATTCGGGTTTTCTGAAGGTAAGGTTGATTTCAAACCATCATACAAGTATTATATAAACACCGGTATCTACAACTCGAAACGATGTCCATCGTGGTGTGATAgaatattgtttttgtcTACATATGAAACGATAggtaatgatgatttgggATTACAATTGTTGAGAGCAAAAGGTAAGGACTCAAAACAGAAAAATGAAGGACTCCCCGTGGTGGGGAAATATGATtgtattgatgaattattagTATCTGATCATCGTCCTGTATTTGCACATATTGAGATACCATTTGCACCCCCTAAACTGATTATATCACCAATGTCCGGTTGTTTAGAAATAGTTTCAACAGGGTTAACTCTGGACGAATCATTCTCGGAGCTTGAACAATTGCAGGGAATCGAGAATAGTACGCTTATAGAAAGTGGTCCAACTTCTATCTACTTGaaaccaacaaaattaGACCTTCTAATCCATACAATTGTTACGCCCTTTATGGATACCACCATAGGGTTTGGACTTTGGTTTGGAACCACAAGCGAGGGAAGattggtgttgttgatattcaTTTTGTTAACTTTTTCATTGTGGTATCTTTTCTAG
- a CDS encoding zinc finger protein, putative (Similar to S. cerevisiae GIS2) encodes MAAVYPRTCYKCGEVGHLADDCQQEERLCYNCHKPGHESNDCPDPKQNTAKQCYSCGDVGHIQTECPNQAQGAKCYNCGQFGHISKNCDAAPSSTDHAPSFKRSSGRASGTTCYKCGGPNHFARDCQANTVKCYACGKVGHISKDCHSAAGGSNFSAKTCYNCGKSGHISKECTA; translated from the coding sequence ATGGCTGCTGTTTATCCAAGAACTTGTTACAAATGTGGTGAAGTCGGTCACTTAGCTGATGACTgtcaacaagaagaaagattGTGTTACAATTGTCACAAACCAGGACATGAATCAAATGATTGTCCTGatccaaaacaaaatactGCCAAACAATGTTACTCATGTGGTGATGTAGGTCATATCCAAACTGAATGTCCAAACCAAGCTCAAGGTGCTAAATGCTACAACTGTGGTCAATTTGGTCACATTTCCAAAAACTGTGATGCTGCCCCTTCCTCCACTGACCACGCTCCAAGCTTTAAGAGATCTTCTGGTAGAGCTTCTGGTACTACCTGTTACAAATGTGGTGGTCCAAACCATTTTGCTAGAGACTGTCAAGCTAACACTGTCAAATGTTACGCTTGTGGTAAAGTTGGTCACATTTCTAAAGATTGTCACTCTGCTGCTGGTGGATCCAATTTTTCTGCTAAAACCTGTTACAACTGTGGAAAGTCTGGCCATATCTCAAAGGAATGTACTGCTTGA
- a CDS encoding N-terminal acetyltransferase complex subunit, putative (Similar to S. cerevisiae NAT1;~In S. cerevisiae: N-terminally acetylates many proteins, which influences multiple processes such as the cell cycle, heat-shock resistance, mating, sporulation, and telomeric silencing) yields the protein MVTKKASPIFASKEDSNFREALSLYDAKQYKKALKLVDANLKKHSNHAESLALKGCIIFQTNGNKDDAKSYIERAAAKNPSNYLVDHLIGLYYRANENYAEAAKWLSAAVENGSTNKAILRDLSFMQIHIRDYKNLRDSRQQYLEHAPGYRANWTGVAVAHHLNKDYASAVGTLAKIEDIIKDHLTESDMYEQSECVLYKNQLIGESGDFVKALDALQKDDESIKDRLSFLEYKAKYLLLLGEKKEASLVYRELLKRNPDNVSYYNLLETALGTTTQPPEIRYKLYQKLNKFYPRSDPPKFLPLTFLPSDSSLFEKAARDYIIPQLLRGVPATFVNVKPLYKNPTKLKVIESIVQDFYEHDVPKVSNPTIKVWTCYYFAQHYLYQNDLTAASKYIDIAIEHSPTLVELYIIKARIIKHQGDFVKASDVMNEGRLLDLQDRFINSKTTKYLLRANKVNEAIDCISLFTKLDENAVNGCKDLHTMQANWVLVESAEAYSRIFHDYQAQLNQLQKIVDNDKDKNDESLNALVENTEIYRGLALKRFHAVLKNFDIFYNDQFDFHSYCLRRGTPRDYIDTLKWEDKIHTTPIFTRALKGLSELYFEIYEDQQKAKANENENGDGNDAVVVKKNSKKQKKAKSQLNKKRAELVSKVESEKDDADPFGIKLYHDLIEKDILESLFELFKPLSEEGKNLRLTWEVLFRIYLLQGKYVLALQAIKSLNKILTRGDVDKKLKQIGEMVLELSATATNDSNANVAIVKVVEKGLNTAFPDFEKLSNDEFIKLYNQ from the coding sequence ATGGTAACAAAAAAGGCTAGCCCTATTTTTGCCTCTAAAGAGGATAGCAATTTTAGGGAAGCATTGTCGTTGTACGACGCgaaacaatacaaaaagGCACTTAAATTAGTTGATgccaatttgaaaaaacatTCCAATCATGCTGAATCATTGGCATTAAAAGGATGTATaatatttcaaacaaaTGGCAATAAAGATGATGCCAAATCATACATTGAACGAGCAGCAGCAAAAAATCCCAGTAATTATTTAGTTGATCATTTAATAGGGTTATATTACCGTGCCAATGAAAATTATGCAGAAGCTGCCAAATGGTTGTCTGCAGCCGTGGAAAACGGATCGACCAACAAAGCAATTTTGCGTGATTTATCGTTTATGCAAATTCATATTAGAGATTATAAAAACTTGAGAGATAGCAGACAACAATATTTGGAACACGCCCCTGGTTATAGGGCCAACTGGACCGGAGTTGCTGTGGCACATCATTTAAACAAAGATTACGCATCTGCAGTGGGTACTTTGGCAAAAATTGAGGATATCATTAAAGATCACTTGACAGAAAGTGACATGTATGAACAAAGTGAATGTGTTTTGTATAAAAACCAATTGATTGGTGAACTGGGTGATTTTGTCAAGGCATTGGATGCCTTACAGAAAGACGATGAAAGTATTAAGGACAGATTATCTTTCTTAGAATATAAGGCCAAGTACTTGTTGTTATTGGGTGAAAAAAAGGAGGCATCTTTGGTATATCGTGAATTGTTGAAGAGAAATCCTGATAATGTTTCCTATTATAATCTATTGGAAACTGCGTTAGGCACCACTACACAACCACCGGAAATTAGATATAAATTgtatcaaaaattgaacaaattcTATCCTCGTTCCGATCCACCAAAATTTCTCCCATTGACTTTTTTACCTTCAGATAGttctttatttgaaaaagctGCCAGGGATTACATTATTCCACAGTTGTTGCGTGGTGTCCCCGCCACATTTGTTAATGTCAAACCCTTGTATAAAAACCCAACCAAATTAAAAGTCATTGAATCCATTGTTCAAGATTTTTATGAGCACGATGTACCAAAAGTTTCCAACCCGACAATCAAAGTATGGACatgttattattttgcTCAGCATTATTTGTATCAGAATGACTTGACTGCTGCATCAAAGTATATTGATATAGCCATTGAACATTCACCAACATTGGTTGAATTATACATTATTAAGGCAAGGATTATTAAACACCAAGGAGATTTTGTTAAGGCTAGTGATGTAATGAATGAAGGAAGATTGTTAGATTTACAAGATCGTTTTATCAATTCCAAGacaacaaaatatttgtTACGTGCTAATAAGGTCAATGAGGCAATTGATTGTATATCCTTATTTACCAAATTAGACGAAAACGCCGTTAATGGTTGTAAAGATTTACATACTATGCAAGCTAATTGGGTTTTAGTTGAATCGGCTGAAGCATATTCAAGAATCTTCCATGATTATCAAgctcaattaaatcaactCCAAAAAATTGTCGATAAcgataaagataaaaatgACGAATCATTGAATGCGCTTGTTGAAAATACAGAAATTTACCGTGGATTGGCATTGAAACGTTTCCATGCTgtattgaagaatttcgatatattttataacgaccaatttgatttccaCTCTTATTGTTTGAGACGTGGTACACCAAGAGATTATATTGATACCTTAAAATGGGAGGACAAGATTCATACTACTCCAATATTTACTAGAGCTTTAAAAGGTTTGTCTgaattatattttgaaatctaTGAGGATCAACAAAAGGCCAAGgctaatgaaaatgaaaacgGCGATGGCAACGATGCAGTTGTGGTAAAAAAGAATAGTAAGAAGCAAAAGAAGGCCAAGTCTCAACTTAATAAGAAACGAGCCGAGTTAGTTAGTAAAGTTGAGAGTGAAAAGGATGATGCTGATCCATTTGgaattaaattatatcatgatttaattgaaaaggATATTTTGgaatcattatttgaacTTTTCAAACCACTCAGCGAAGAAGGTAAAAATTTACGTTTGACATGGGAAGTCTTGTTTagaatttatttattacaaGGTAAATATGTTTTAGCATTACAAGCCATTAAGAGCTTGAATAAGATTTTAACAAGAGGTGATGTGgacaagaaattaaaacaaatcGGTGAAATGGTATTAGAATTATCAGCCACGGCCACTAATGATTCTAACGCCAACGTTGCCATTGTGAAAGTGGTTGAAAAAGGATTGAATACTGCATTCCcggattttgaaaaattatccAATGACGAATTTATCAAACTATATAATCAATAG